A genome region from Cutaneotrichosporon cavernicola HIS019 DNA, chromosome: 5 includes the following:
- a CDS encoding uncharacterized protein (Dehydratase family): protein MTSNACEGCTCGRADAAFEDEVDVDRDPRSFTVPAEGIYSPDTHTETVAIDNAVPLRSKKWFHDDDDPGMTSIYLERYMNWGMTLDELRNEKRPVIGIAQTGSDLSPCNRHHVELAKRVRDGIIAAGGTPLEFPCHPIQETGKRPTASLDRNLSYLALVEVLFGYPLDGVVLLTGCDKTTPAMLMAAATMNIPALCLNVGPMLNGYSNDGKRLMGSGSVAWDSRAAFVTGKINAKQFVHNMAVSAPSVGHCNTMGTASTMNALAEALGMALPGSAAIPAAYRERGACAYQTGRRIVDMVRSDLKPSDILTKDAFENAIALNTAIGGSTNAPIHLGAIAKHIGVELTTADWERVGYALPVIVNVKPAGQFLCEEYFRAGGLPSVVAELMAHDKLPHPSALTCTGRSIGENCKGEMSFDRRVIMPFEKPLKQTGGFLNLHGNLFDSAIMKTSVISDKFRQQWLENPDDPMAFQGPVAVFDGPEDYHARIDKNPNITKSTILIMRGTGPNGYPGAAEVVNMLPPAELIKQGLELPCIGDGRQSGTCGTPAILNASPEAATGGMLGYLKDGDIVRVDLNKRTANVMLEPEEIEARKKEMGSYKDTKMPKSQTPWQELFRENVGELSEGMVLNKAVKYQRLAQTQSIPRQNH from the exons ATGACTTCAAACGCTTGCGAGGGGTGTACCTGTGGCCGTGCTGACGCGgcgttcgaggacgaggtcgacgtcgaccgcgacccGCGCTCATTCACCGTCCCCGCAGAGGGCATCTACTCGCCCGACACGCATACCGAGACTGTGGCCATCGACAATGCCGTCCCTCTGCGCTCCAAGAAATGGTtccacgacgacgacgatccTG GCATGACCTCCATCTATCTGGAGCGGTACATGAACTGGGGCATGacccttgacgagctgcgtAATGAGAAACGCCCCGTTATTGGGATTGCGCAAACAGGGTCAGACTTGTCGCCATGTAATCGGCATCATGTCGAGTTGGCCAAACGCGTGCGGGACGGTATCATTGCTGCGGGGGGTACGCCGCTCGAGTTTCCGTGCCATCCTATCCAGGAGACGGGGAAGCGTCCCACAGCATCGCTCGACCGAAACCTCTCATACCTCGCTCTTGTCGAGGTCCTTTTCGGGTATCCTCTCGACGgtgtcgtcctcctcaccggATGTGATAAGAC CACGCCGGCGATGCTCATGGCGGCTGCGACGATGAACATTCCCGCCCTGTGTTTGAATGTCGGGCCCATGTTGAATGGGTATAGTAATGATGGGAAACGCCTAATGGGGTCTGGCTCGGTGGCGTGGGACTCGCGAGCTGCTTTTGTGACGGGTAAAATCAACGCTAAGCAGTTCGTGCATAACATGGCCGTGTCGGCGCCCAGTGTTGGACACTGTAATACCATGGGCACGGCATCGACCATGAACGCCCTagccgaggcgctgggcATGGCGCTTCCCGGCTCGGCTGCGATTCCAGCGGCGTACCGCGAACGCGGAGCGTGCGCGTACCAGACCGGTCGGCGGATTGTCGACATGGTCCGCTCCGACCTCAAGCCGTCGGATATCCTAACCAAGGATGCGTTTGAGAATGCCATCGCCCTCAACACTGCCATTGGTGGATCGACAAATGctcccatccacctcggcgccatTGCCAAACATattggcgtcgagctcactACAGCCGATTGGGAACGCGTCGGGTACGCGTTACCCGTCATTGTCAATGTCAAGCCGGCCGGCCAATTCTTGTGCGAGGAGTATTTCCGCGCTGGCGGCCTTCCGTCCGTCGTCGCAGAGCTTATGGCACACGACAAACTTCCCCATCCCTCAGCACTTACGTGTACGGGTCGTTCTATTGGGGAGAACTGTAAGGGCGAGATGTCATTTGACCGCCGCGTGATTATGCCATTTGAGAAACCACTCAAACAAACGGGTGGAttcctcaacctccacgGCAACTTGTTCGACAGTGCGATCATGAAGACGAGTGTGATCAGCGACAAGTTCCGGCAACAATGGCTGGAAAACCCCGACGATCCCATGGCTTTCCAAGGGCCAGTGGCGGTCTTTGATGGACCGGAAGACTACCACGCACGGATTGACAAGAACCCCAATATCACCAAAAGCACAATCCTTATCATGCGCGGCACGGGCCCCAATGGATATCCTGGCGCCGCAGAGGTCGTCAATATGCTTCCGCCGGCTGAACTCATCAAGCAGGGCCTCGAATTGCCATGTATTGGCGACGGACGACAGAGCGGAACATGTGGCACACCCGCCATCCTCAACGCGTCGCCGGAAGCGGCGACAGGCGGCATGCTGGGATACCTCAAGGACGGAGATATTGtgcgcgtcgacctcaacaAGCGCACTGCCAACGTCATGCTTGAACCAgaggagatcgaggctcgcaagaaggagatggGGTCGTACAAGGACACCAAGATGCCCAAGTCCCAGACACCATGGCAGGAACTGTTCCGCGAgaacgtcggcgagctgtCCGAAGGAATGGTCCTAAACAAGGCCGTCAAGTACCAGCGCCTTGCCCAGACCCAGTCTATTCCTCGCCAGAACCACTAG